The genome window GAAGCCTACCTTTACAGAGCTAATTGcatatgttctttctttttatgttcCCATGCTGCTCTTTATACTCTGATTATTCTGTTTTGCATTAAATCTTGGCATAATTATCAGATCCCTCTCACTAAATTATGTTTTTCAGCCTAGAGAAAATAATACATCTCTTCATTTCTTACccataacaggtgctcaataaacttaattaaaataatatatctgCCAACAACCATAAATCATACTTAAAGAAGTTCAACAGGAGAATACAAATATTTGACTTGAAAGCTACCTTTGTAGTTATACTGAGTCTGAGGGGTTAGGAAAATGcttcttaaattttaatgtgcTTGCAAATCATCTGGGGATCTGTCCAACACAGATTCCCGGTCCCAACCccagagattttgattcagtaAGTTTGGGGTAGGGCCCATGAATCTGCATTTCTGATaaactcccaggtgatgctgatgctgctagtcAGTGGACAACATATTGAGAAGCTCTGGTTTAAGGGGTAAATCAGACATCAGAATGACTGGGCTTAAATCCCAATGCCACAATTTACTAGCTTTATGATCTTAAATTACTGCCTCTttaagcctcagctttctcacctgtaaaatggtaataatagtgGTATTCCTTGGGACAAATATGAGAGCTAAAATAGCTGATCTATAAAACATGCTTCTGGTATCTGACATATACTATGGGTCAAAAAATAGGTGTCAGAATGAATATTTAATGTTACCAATAAGTCAATAGATGCCCAAAGAGCAGGGTTCAGAAAACTATGGCTTGTGTGTGCCAAATgtggcccactgcctgttttggTAATGTCAATGAACTAAgactgttttttacatttttaaatagttgaaaaatATCACAAGAAGGACAATATTTTCTAACCCTTGAAAACTACATAGAATGCAGATTTCATTGCCCATAAATTATTGCTGGAATACAGCCACCcatgtttacatattgtctatggatgcttttgtgctacaacagcagagatGAATAGTCTTGACAGTGACCACATAGccagcaaagcctaaaatacatGCTAGAATCTGACTCTTTACCGTAAAGGTTTCCAACCAATTATATAGCCCTAAATGACTTTATCAATGAATTATTGGGACTGGTACCATCAATATGTCTGAGGTCTGCAGTGGCAATAATGTTCATTAGCTATCACTTATTATAATGTAACTGTACCAAAGTAATGAAGGGTTCTTAGAAaccaataataaaaaggaaaattgggAAATAAGATGAATTTGACAGATAACTGCTAAACCATCAAAGCTGCCCAAACCAGGAAATGCTATTAGATGTCCCaacccacatttaaaaaaaaaaaaaaaaaccacacaatatTTATTGtccttttttctgattataaaagcaatacataTTAATAGTATTTGGAAATACAAAACTGTATACAAAATATAAATCAGTCATATTCCCAATATTAGAGACACCCacatttaacaatttttttttacaaaattgggATGTTACTGTACaaaatgattatatattttaatgtaacatTTTTCCAATATTCTCATATATTCTCTGAGAAAATGATGTTTAATGGATGATATTCTATTGTTTACAtatgtcataatttatttaattattgctCTCATTATTGgatatttagattattttaaaggtttttgttataaatataataagcaaacttgcttctaatttttctgaaaatctgTTATCTTACTCCTGCTATGATAAATTACTATAATGAAACTTTCATCtaaatttgggctgttttcaaGGAAAGTAGAGGAAAGAGAAATTCAGAAACAAATAGGAAGGAAATAATATTAATTGGGAGAGcctgtctttctgtctctctcacatGGATGTTCCATATTTCCAAACCATACCAATTTGGGGGATTTTTACCTTATGTTAACTAACACTAAAGGACTTCTGTCTTTGACCAACAATTTTTTTCTCAACATACCCCATTCTTAAATCCATACCATTACAATCAGGAAATaaaggttttgttttaaatttccccTTCCCTTagaaaaaaaggcaataatcttatcaaaaatattttatttacaaaagaatCAATTATACTATACATCCTATGCTGGAAATACACTGaataattgctaaaataaatacaggCAATTAATTCAACCTTTTATAAGAATGAGAGCATTTGACATTTGAATGTTATCAAAGCTTAACTTAGAACATAAATAGTTAAAAGGCAAACTCAAGTTTTAGTCTCATTTATTGGCATGGTGTTTTTGTTTCCCACAAGCTCTCCAATCTGCGAGAGCCTAAGTTTCAGAATGCTATGTACCTTTTTGTACTCTGAAGGTAGAATGTGCAACTTTTTTTCAGGCAGGATTCGTTAACATAGATGTCTGCAGAAAAGCAGGGAACACATTGGTGACTTCTCCACATGGCTCTGCTTCACCACAATGCTTTTTGTGGAACTATCCATGTATTCTGATTGTGTTTTTAACACAGGTCTATGCAGCACCAGTTACAAGGCCAGCTTGATCCTGTCAAGTTAAACTGGATAATTGAGGCCCTGGAGTAGCTAACTTAGCAGAGTTCAGAGTACCTGGTTCATTGATTTGTATATGTGCCAATTCCCGATACTGATTAAACCTTGATATCATTGCTACTATGTAAACATATTTATGTAAGCCAAGATcaggagagatgaagacattatCTGTATAACTCAGAAGAAATCCTCCCTAGGAAGTAAGAGGACACTTGGGGCTTGACTCTGCCAATTTTGAATCTGTAtgatttatattaattataatgtATCCAGCTCACCCGTGTAACCCTATCTCACATGTAAAGTGAACTGAAAAGACAGGTAAAACGTGTTCAATAGATAGGCAAGATCAGGCAAATTCAGgccacaaaacaaaacttttcatGAACTGCACTGTCCAAATCATGGAGATAATTTTTCCCACCTTCCATTTTACTCAGCTTGGGAAAACTCTGCCAGAAGTGCAAAGACGGTTCATCTTTGGTATCATGTCTTGTCCAGTGCTGGATGCCTACTGTTTTCTTTTGAGGACCAGCATTTCCTTTTATCTTACGAAAAAATTGCACTTTTCTACCCCTTTGGCCTTGATTTTCAATGattttgtgtgcgtgtgtgtgtgcacacatacgTATTTTTACTCCCAAAGTGTGACAGTTATATGGTCTTTTCTAAAAGAGATGGGGGGGGGGATGTTTAAAATATTGAGcatttaaatacttttttcaCAGAAACAAACTATTCAATTTTTAAAGGCAGATATAGAGAgaaacattttattctttctaccATGAACAACATCAGTCAACCAAGTTTCACATTTtgggcaggtttttttttttaagtatgaattttttcaaaacctattttataaaaaaaaggaagaacaagtGTATTTTGGCAGAGAAGTAAAATATCGAGTAtgcaaaatttgttttaaaaattggcatacaaaatttaaaaacacagtacaattatataaaaatacagcACAGCCATCGGcctttaaaatttcctttggCATTTCATTTGGTACAGTTAAACAGAAAATCCTTCCTTAAAAAATTAGCTATCAAAACAGTCCATAAGTTAGGTTGTATAGGTTGAAAAAACTTTTCCTTGAGTTTCCAAAATCCTTTTCTTCCTTGATAACCCACATAAAGCATGGCTCATGAGGTATATAGGACAAAACACTGTCAGGAGGATGCACAGTAAGGACAAAGTGCATAAACAAAGAATTCATCCCATTTTCATAGAAATAACAGGCTAAATCTGAGTATCTTCTTGTTTGATGTATCATTTTACTTTGGcagaatcaaaataaacccaTAGAAAGGTCTTTGTTCAAGTCCCAGCAGCAGTGATAGGTCTCCTTTGGTGGCATTTTCTGATACCACAATACTCTACAGTCCCTAGAGGAACTAAGGTgttgtgtgtgtctgcatgtgtgacAGCAAACAGCAAACCATGGAAGATCATACATCAAGCACCATGTCATACTGTTGTCCCTTCTTCCGCCTGCCACATTTATTAATGAGAACCACATACAGCGtcaaaagcatgacccaataGCATGCATAGAGTAACGTTCCAACAATTAGAACTGTCTGTTTGGATTCTGAAAATGGCTTTTTAGATTCCTTATAAATGGTGAAAATCACACCACCCAGGAGGATTGTAAACCAAACTGATACTGGAATTAGTCCTATGAAGTTTACAACAATGGTTTTCCTTccagatgtgccccacccagctttgTTTATCGTTGCGATTGCAAACATCTTGGCGGGAAGTAAGCTTGACATGTACAACACTGAGTAGAGGGACATGAACACCATGACGACGTTTCCTCTAAGGCAGCTGGCAAAGGAAGACTTTATGAGACCTACTAACTGGACGGTTAACAAGAAGAGGAGGATGTTCCAAATTTTGCCCCGGTAGAAGAGCTGGATGACTGTGGcaatgagaaagaaaggaaagaatccaGTGATAACTGCTTCGTAGGTCATCCACAAGTGATGCTTGTGAAACCACATCGCGTTGTACAGCCACTCTCGGAAGTAAGACTTGCTCCAACGGGTCTGCTGGTTTAACCATCTGAGATACTCTATAGGTGTTTCAGTAAGGCACTTGGATCGAGCTGTGTATTTTGTTGCATAGCCCAGACTCAGCACCCTGTTGGTTAGATGCCGGTCGTCACCAAAACTACATTGGTTGCCCATAAATTCCTGATTGTACCAGTCTTCCACAAATTCATGGAGCAAGGAGTTTCTGTACATTCCCAGGGGGCCACTAATGCACTGGACGCACCCAAAATAAGACTGACAGGCCCTTTCTATGTTAAAAGCCATCCAGTATCTCACACTGCTGAGGAAGGAGATCCAGGAATCGTACTTGTTTAAAATctgcaagaaggaaaaaataaacagataaaaggaAAGCTTCAGCCAAAGATACCAATAGAAACTGCACCATGCTGAGGTTATTGCCTAGCCTGGaggtttcttatttttattctcttatttttggCTTCCTTGCTCTTTTTGTCATGACtatcttctgttttctctgatTCTGTATTACTATATTAATTTGATATGTTGTTattggttgtggtggtggtgtgtgtgtgtttatagggACTCTCtgatggtggtttttttttttttttttttttttttttttggtactttaCTCTCTGTCCTCTTTTTGTAAGGTTTCTTGGTTCTTGATGTGTCTTGATGTGTCATGATATTGAGATGATTTTAAGCTTTAGATCTCAGTCTCCAGATTCTTCTTCCAGACATTCTTTCCTACCCTATAAGTATCAAAGATATTCCCTCCTTTTTTGCTTAATTTTCAGCTCCTTCCTCCACACTCTCCTGCAATGCCAGTGATAAAGACGGTTTGCTCTGTTCTCCCAAAATTAGAATCCTTACACAACGCTGTCTATATAAAGACTACTAAAAATTATCAGCTTTTCCTGGATATTTCTTAAATTCTCTGTGTTCTTAAAGTCTGTTTAGTTTTCATCTGGATTTTGCatgcttgctttcttttcatCACCAGATTATTTCTGTCCCCTCTAGTGCATTTTCTATGCCTTCACTATCACCATGCACATACAACATGAGTTATATATACAGCAAGGAAATACCTAAATTTGTAAGTCAATTTCCCCATGCACTTCACCTTTTGCTAAAATCTAACCTCATGTTTGCAAGGTACTCTGTTTAACCGTcacatattttcacatatttgtttttccattccacAAATTGCATTTGCTATTATTTCTTCTACtaatcttttctccattgaaagCAAATGACAGGTCGTATTGGAGAGACcatttattaattaattgtttctttgcttttctcattAATATGCATTTGAGTTgctatttctcttctcttcctttgttctccagTTTGGGTTTTTGATCAATCACTTACTGGCCAGATTTTAAATTCAGAAGTATTAAGATATAGAATGCATTCCCTcccatatttccatttctttacccATGCAACTAAGTGAACATCAGAGTTTAGGAGAACATTAAGTTATGGCTCAAGGAGATAACGGTAGAAATCATTATATGCTTATATTGTATATAACGTATCAGTCACCACAGACATGAATTATACCCCAGGTCAAAGCAGGGAAATTCtaaattatttcagttttgaCAGGAGATGAGGCAGTGAAGTAGGTGCATGGCACATTCTACCATGTCTCCAGCTACAAGAATATCTGGCACAGAGATGGTGCATAGTGAATATGTTTTCAACAAATTAATGAATAAGACTTGGTGCTCGTAAATGTGTTTGAAGCAAAAAGAGAAGCCATATGCACCTGGACATCTCCTCCGACTCCCCCAACCATGGGATCTTCTTCTAAAACTTTAACCATCTCCACAGATGAGGCAGGGTCAAGCATGGTATCTGAATCACAAACCTGCAAAGAAAGTAGAgaatgatttaaagaaaaggaagaactaTTAGTGCACTCCATATAGTCAAAACTTACAAGGCCTCAGTAAGCAAGTATCACAGGAATGACACAGGGTTTTTTATATCTTGGCCAATAAAAAGACCTTGTTTCCAGCAAgctcaatatttaaaataaagacattgttGCACAGAACAGCTGAAGTGATATTCTAGGGCTGTCTTGTAGGGTGGCCAGCTTATCCTGGCTAGCCAAGAACttcccagttttagcactgaaagtcccacATCCCAGGAAATCCTTCAGTCCCAGGCACACCTGAACTGTTGGTCATCTTAGATGCTgtgtttattatttgttctgttttgttttgttttcatttgcctttaaTATGGCTTTTAGGCAACTTACCCCCCAGGTCTGAATGATGTAGAAATCCTATGACAATATTGAACTTGGGGTATGTCTTGCCAtgactatttttccattttaatatggCGGCTAAAAGATGGAATAGCACCCATTCTACAGATGGTTGTGTAGTTGAGGAACAAGATGGCAACATGTCCTGGGCTTGGCAGATGGTATTGCATTAGGAAGGAAACTAGGATGACCTTCAGAACACCATTTTGTTCTATATTAGTAAAGAATTCATTTAGGTTCTCATATTTAAAAGTGCATATATGTATCACCTCAGCCATTCTAGAAATGCCAATCATTGTTCTTAAAAACGATCTATATCaatattttatatgaatatattaaaaacagtgATTTACACGGgtccattaaaaaaaagcaattccaAGTTGCTTCAGATACTCCTTCAGTACATTCATCTAGACCAGGAGAGCCATTCTGTAGACAAGGGTGTCACTGGTAAACCCCCATCAGACATTTCATTGTGGGATCCAAGGGAGTGAGATTATAAATAGTACTTTTCTTTTCAACCTTATTTCTAAACCAATTGAAAAAGTAAGACAGACAAAATAAGGCAGATAAGAAACCAAAATATCACCTTTATACTGAtggagatgatatggagaatggCTTATATTTGTGGAGATACGGACTGCATAATAATTTTCCCCAGTATTAGATGGACTTGTTCAGTCCCAGGCAGCATTGAAGTGCAGATATAGAGTATGCCTTTGCAAAAGATATGGCAAATGCCTGCTCGTTGAAGATGGCCCACTCCCAAAGAAAATGGGGAAGGCCTAAGAATCCTCCAGGCAGTCCTTATGAATGGATCAGAGTTGGCACATGATGAACCCATTTATATGATTGGCAGAGACTGGGGACCTATCTGCAATTCCTATCATTCTACTATCTAGTCTGGCTACACTGGTTGGATTTAGTCAAGAATTagtctatttatttatatcaaaagGATCTTACCAGTTCTCCAAACTACTCTTTATAAAGATAGTTGGGATTTGATATATCCAACTattgaatgtaaaaaaaataataaaactaacaGCGTGTAGACTCATAAAGGGGACTTTAGCTATATGAAGCATGAGCCCCTCATATTATTAGCTATTGAACCCAACATTTCTAAAAATGTCCCTGTCTCAATTTTAGTAATAACTTTTTTCTGAAAAGTTTATGTTAATGATAAATGTGGgtgaaaaatagaaatttaaatgcATTATTGGAACTTATGTCTCAAGGAGTATATGGTGCATCTGTTTATAAAAAGTGAACTTACCCTGCCTTCAGATTTAACTATTATAGCAATTCTGGGGTaaacttttgaatttttatattttattttgcttatttagaAGCACCCATGCACGTTTAGTTAGCTTATTGACATTGCATTTTGATCCAGCATGCCCTCACTTATgtgatgaaaaaaaatgaggcagaagccaggcatttgtttttcattgtagACAATAGGATTTTGCTAATACTTGAGTATGTACCCAAGTATCCCAAGCATCAGGAGCCTAGAAAAATGCCTCCAAGTTGATGCTCTCCTTCTCCTCAGCTCGATGATCATTGGTGAGTATATGGCTATAGGCTGGGCAGGAAGACAGTGATGAGGGTAGAGAAAGGTGAAGACAAGGCCAAACCAGCTTTAGAATCCAGCATCTCGGGAGTTTATGGTCACACCCACCTCTATTGACTTAAGCCGGGAAAGGTAAAACCAGAAAGCTAAAATAAGACTAAGGACAACAGGAAGGAGACAATCCAGAATTAATGTTTAAATAACTCGGCCTGCTTGCAAGCACAAGCAA of Choloepus didactylus isolate mChoDid1 chromosome 14, mChoDid1.pri, whole genome shotgun sequence contains these proteins:
- the HAS2 gene encoding hyaluronan synthase 2, which encodes MHCERFLCILRIIGTTLFGVSLLLGITAAYIVGYQFIQTDNYYFSFGLYGAFLASHLIIQSLFAFLEHRKMKKSLETPIKLNKTVALCIAAYQEDPDYLRKCLQSVKRLTYPGIKVVMVIDGNSEDDLYMMDIFSEVMGRDKSATYIWKNNFHEKGPGETDESHRESSQHVTQLVLSNKSICIMQKWGGKREVMYTAFRALGRSVDYVQVCDSDTMLDPASSVEMVKVLEEDPMVGGVGGDVQILNKYDSWISFLSSVRYWMAFNIERACQSYFGCVQCISGPLGMYRNSLLHEFVEDWYNQEFMGNQCSFGDDRHLTNRVLSLGYATKYTARSKCLTETPIEYLRWLNQQTRWSKSYFREWLYNAMWFHKHHLWMTYEAVITGFFPFFLIATVIQLFYRGKIWNILLFLLTVQLVGLIKSSFASCLRGNVVMVFMSLYSVLYMSSLLPAKMFAIATINKAGWGTSGRKTIVVNFIGLIPVSVWFTILLGGVIFTIYKESKKPFSESKQTVLIVGTLLYACYWVMLLTLYVVLINKCGRRKKGQQYDMVLDV